The segment CTCACCGTCATGGCCTACGACCGCTACGTTGCGATCTGCCtgcccctgcactacgggagcctcctgggcagcagagcttgtgcccagatggcagcagctgcctggggcagtggccTTCTCCTTGCTGTCCTGCACACGGCCAAAACATTTTCGttgcccctctgccaaggcaatgttgtggaccagttcttctgtgaaatcccccagatcctcaagctctcctgctcaaaCTCCTACCTAACGGAAGTTCAACTTACTACAGCTACTGCTTTTCTGATgttggggtgttttgttttcattgtggtgtcctatgtgcagatcttcagggccgTGCTGAGGATCCCCTCTCAGCAGGgacggcacaaagccttttccacgtgtctccctcacctggctgtggtctcCCTCTTTCTCAGCACAGTTATCTTTGCccacctgaagcccccctcaatttcctccccttccctggaTCTTGTTCTGGCATTCCTGTACTTGGTGGTGCCTCCAGTAGCGAACCccttcatctacagcatgaggaacaaggAGATCAAGGTTGCCATGTGGAAAGTGATGACTGGGTGTTTTTCTTGAGCAATATGTTGCCACCTTCTTTGGTAAATCGCTCATAATATGCTCATCATAGGTGAAGCCAGTGGGTCTTATGTTcttgtgttgttattttttttttttttctcaattttattttctcaaatgttgtccacaaataaatacatttcttcattttgcttgtGTATTTAAACCAATTAAAGTGCCTTCTTGtcttctgtccttcctctgAGGCCttttctgtggctgcagg is part of the Oxyura jamaicensis isolate SHBP4307 breed ruddy duck unplaced genomic scaffold, BPBGC_Ojam_1.0 oxyUn_random_OJ70928, whole genome shotgun sequence genome and harbors:
- the LOC118159550 gene encoding olfactory receptor 14C36-like → MCNSSSISEFLLLAFADTRELQLLHFALFLGIYLAALLGNGLILTVVTCDYRLHSPMYFFLLNLALLDLGCISTTLPKAMANSLWDTRAISYQGCAAQVFFLFFLFCSEYFLLTVMAYDRYVAICLPLHYGSLLGSRACAQMAAAAWGSGLLLAVLHTAKTFSLPLCQGNVVDQFFCEIPQILKLSCSNSYLTEVQLTTATAFLMLGCFVFIVVSYVQIFRAVLRIPSQQGRHKAFSTCLPHLAVVSLFLSTVIFAHLKPPSISSPSLDLVLAFLYLVVPPVANPFIYSMRNKEIKVAMWKVMTGCFS